One genomic window of Phycisphaerales bacterium includes the following:
- the lptE gene encoding LPS assembly lipoprotein LptE, with protein MRALGLAIAVASLALVGCSSDPTTGYSFSSSYDDRVQSVAVQVFQNETFHPGLESDLTTAIIRRVQRDTPWDVTSSGSAQTALTGTIRDVQIRRLTQDTGGGITQQAAVRLTVDFTWRSNVTGRELARRTNLVVVESFLPAAGEPLDVGLSSATDEMAGAILEAMRSVW; from the coding sequence GTGAGGGCGCTCGGCCTCGCAATCGCGGTCGCTTCGCTCGCGCTCGTCGGCTGCTCGAGCGACCCGACGACGGGCTACAGCTTCTCGTCGAGCTACGACGACCGCGTCCAGAGCGTCGCGGTGCAGGTCTTCCAGAACGAGACGTTCCACCCCGGGCTGGAGTCCGACCTGACGACGGCGATCATCCGCCGCGTCCAGCGCGACACGCCCTGGGACGTCACGAGCAGCGGGTCGGCCCAGACCGCGCTGACGGGCACCATCCGCGACGTGCAGATCCGCCGTCTGACGCAGGACACCGGAGGCGGCATCACCCAGCAGGCGGCGGTGCGGCTGACGGTGGACTTCACGTGGCGGAGCAACGTGACCGGACGCGAGCTCGCACGCCGGACGAACCTGGTCGTCGTCGAGTCGTTCTTGCCCGCTGCGGGCGAGCCGCTCGACGTGGGCCTGTCATCGGCCACCGACGAGATGGCGGGGGCCATCCTGGAAGCCATGCGTTCGGTGTGGTAG
- the guaA gene encoding glutamine-hydrolyzing GMP synthase has product MIPTPHDEVVLIVDFGSQTAQLIARRCRELGVCAMMVSPKATAAELAEASPKAIILSGGPASIEDPGAPSLAEGILGMGLPVLGICYGMQVACHQLGAHVEKADHREFGRAALDVLEPSGLLGAIPSKTTVWMSHGDQISELKSHGFKILARTPTCPAAAVAHEHDGVRFFGVQFHPEVTHTPHGVDILRNFLFEIAGCKGTWRMADFAQAQQERIAEAVGDQRVICGLSGGVDSAVCAALLHKSIGDRLTCVFVDTGLLRKKERELVETTFKDHFDADLRVVDAADDFLGDLEGVTDPQEKRRLIGHRFIEVFKDTAKDIPGATVLAQGTLYPDVIESGQGHGGVSATIKLHHNVGGLPAELGFALVEPLRDLFKDEVRTLGEVLGLPSQMVWRHPFPGPGLAVRVLGEVTRDKLAVLRECDEILLEEIISAQLYRQTSQVFAVLLPVQSVGVMGDGRTYENAVAVRAVESEDFMTADWARLPYDVLGRISNRIINEVRGVNRVVYDISSKPPATIEWE; this is encoded by the coding sequence GCAGACGGCCCAGCTCATCGCCCGCCGATGTCGAGAGCTTGGCGTGTGCGCGATGATGGTCTCGCCCAAGGCCACCGCGGCCGAGCTTGCCGAGGCAAGCCCCAAGGCCATCATCCTCTCGGGCGGGCCGGCCAGCATCGAGGACCCCGGCGCGCCGTCCCTGGCCGAGGGCATCCTGGGCATGGGGCTGCCGGTGCTTGGCATCTGCTACGGCATGCAAGTCGCCTGCCACCAGCTGGGCGCGCACGTCGAGAAGGCCGACCACCGCGAGTTCGGGCGCGCGGCGCTCGACGTGCTTGAGCCGAGCGGCTTGCTGGGCGCCATCCCCAGCAAGACCACCGTGTGGATGTCCCACGGCGACCAGATCAGCGAGCTCAAGAGCCACGGCTTCAAGATCCTGGCAAGGACGCCCACCTGCCCCGCCGCCGCCGTCGCCCACGAGCACGACGGCGTCCGGTTCTTCGGCGTGCAGTTCCACCCCGAGGTGACGCACACGCCCCACGGCGTTGACATCCTGCGGAACTTCCTCTTCGAGATTGCCGGCTGCAAGGGCACGTGGCGCATGGCCGACTTCGCGCAGGCCCAGCAGGAGCGCATCGCCGAGGCGGTCGGCGACCAGCGCGTCATCTGCGGCCTGTCGGGCGGGGTGGATTCGGCGGTGTGCGCCGCGCTGCTCCACAAGTCGATCGGTGACCGGCTGACGTGCGTGTTCGTCGATACGGGCTTGCTCCGCAAGAAGGAGCGCGAGCTCGTAGAGACGACGTTCAAGGACCACTTCGACGCGGATCTGCGCGTCGTCGACGCAGCCGACGACTTCCTGGGCGATCTCGAGGGCGTGACCGACCCGCAAGAGAAGCGTCGCCTCATCGGCCATCGCTTCATCGAGGTGTTCAAGGACACCGCCAAGGACATCCCCGGCGCCACCGTCTTGGCCCAGGGAACGCTGTACCCAGACGTCATCGAGAGCGGCCAGGGCCACGGCGGGGTCTCGGCCACCATCAAGCTGCACCACAACGTGGGCGGCCTGCCGGCCGAGCTCGGATTCGCGCTCGTCGAGCCACTGCGCGACCTCTTCAAGGACGAAGTCCGCACGCTCGGCGAAGTGCTCGGCCTGCCGAGCCAGATGGTCTGGCGGCACCCATTCCCGGGCCCGGGCCTGGCGGTGCGCGTGCTGGGCGAGGTGACCCGCGACAAGCTGGCCGTGCTGCGCGAGTGCGACGAGATCCTGCTGGAAGAAATCATCTCGGCCCAGCTCTATCGACAGACGAGCCAGGTCTTTGCCGTGCTGCTGCCGGTGCAGAGCGTGGGCGTCATGGGCGACGGGCGGACGTACGAGAACGCCGTGGCCGTGCGCGCCGTCGAGAGCGAAGACTTCATGACCGCCGACTGGGCGCGCCTGCCCTACGACGTGCTGGGACGCATCAGCAACCGCATCATCAACGAGGTCCGCGGCGTCAACCGCGTGGTGTATGACATCTCGAGCAAGCCGCCCGCAACGATCGAGTGGGAGTGA
- a CDS encoding tetratricopeptide repeat protein: protein MCIPKHVVLFFVVAILLCTSGAGAQRAELELSQQGWQAADATEPMDADEAYIRDAWATLLEGRPGRAKSMLTRWLRENTGTGNQWIPLALLVRGDAKVALDDEYDALYDYEAIARNYAGSPEFVKAAERTMAIAIDYINGKRRKFLGIRISSARRDGEELLVRIAERLPGSQIAERAMLELGAHYRRTGEFELAREVYGIFLEAFPTSSFYRAALLARIEATFAQYNGPQYDGSGLIETEELLDVYEAKYPGDLEVQAELDSLRVRIDESQGQQLLQMARVYLKRDEKASARYVLRRLLSEHPRTTAAQEAIDTLRSRGWLRPGEGA, encoded by the coding sequence ATGTGCATCCCGAAGCACGTGGTCCTGTTCTTCGTCGTGGCGATCCTGCTCTGCACGAGCGGCGCCGGTGCCCAGCGCGCCGAGCTCGAACTCTCGCAGCAAGGCTGGCAGGCCGCCGACGCCACCGAGCCCATGGACGCCGACGAGGCGTACATCCGCGATGCATGGGCAACGCTGCTGGAGGGTCGGCCGGGGCGTGCGAAGTCGATGCTGACGCGGTGGCTCCGCGAGAACACGGGCACGGGCAACCAATGGATACCGCTGGCGCTACTCGTGCGCGGCGACGCCAAGGTCGCCTTGGACGACGAGTACGACGCGCTCTACGACTATGAGGCCATCGCGCGGAACTATGCCGGCAGCCCGGAATTCGTCAAGGCAGCCGAGCGGACGATGGCGATCGCCATCGACTACATCAACGGCAAGCGACGCAAGTTCCTGGGCATCCGCATTAGCAGCGCCCGCCGCGACGGCGAAGAACTGCTGGTACGGATCGCCGAGCGACTGCCCGGCAGCCAGATCGCCGAGCGGGCGATGCTCGAGCTTGGCGCGCACTACCGGCGGACGGGCGAGTTCGAGCTGGCGCGCGAGGTCTACGGCATCTTCCTCGAGGCGTTCCCGACGTCGAGCTTCTATCGGGCGGCGCTGCTGGCGCGCATCGAGGCGACGTTTGCGCAGTACAACGGGCCGCAGTACGACGGCTCGGGCCTCATCGAGACCGAGGAGCTGCTGGACGTCTACGAGGCGAAGTACCCCGGCGACCTCGAAGTCCAGGCCGAACTGGATTCGCTGCGCGTGCGGATCGATGAAAGCCAGGGCCAGCAGTTGCTGCAGATGGCCCGCGTGTACCTGAAGCGCGACGAGAAGGCGTCGGCCCGGTACGTCCTGCGGCGGCTCTTGAGCGAGCATCCGCGGACGACGGCGGCGCAGGAGGCCATCGATACGCTGCGTTCGCGGGGATGGCTCAGGCCCGGAGAGGGCGCGTGA
- a CDS encoding OsmC family protein, whose product MAEPRVIRVTIGKDRYHTDITAGGHTLVADEPEGVGGSDNGPDPYALLLASLGACKAITVRMYADRKQWPLERLELDLSHDRVHAQDCEDCEQEDGMVSVIECTIRAIGELSDEQRHRLAEIADMCPVHKTFTGPNHVRTKLASD is encoded by the coding sequence ATGGCAGAGCCTCGCGTCATTCGGGTCACCATCGGCAAGGACCGCTACCACACCGACATCACCGCGGGCGGACACACGCTCGTCGCCGACGAGCCCGAGGGCGTGGGCGGGTCGGACAACGGCCCCGATCCGTATGCGCTGCTGCTCGCGTCGCTCGGGGCGTGCAAGGCCATTACGGTGCGCATGTACGCCGACCGCAAGCAGTGGCCGCTCGAGCGCCTCGAGCTCGACCTGTCGCACGACCGCGTGCACGCCCAGGATTGCGAAGACTGCGAGCAGGAGGATGGCATGGTCAGCGTCATCGAGTGCACGATCCGCGCCATCGGCGAGCTGAGCGACGAGCAGCGACACCGGCTCGCCGAGATCGCCGACATGTGTCCGGTGCACAAGACATTCACCGGACCCAATCACGTCCGCACGAAGCTGGCAAGCGACTAG
- the groL gene encoding chaperonin GroEL (60 kDa chaperone family; promotes refolding of misfolded polypeptides especially under stressful conditions; forms two stacked rings of heptamers to form a barrel-shaped 14mer; ends can be capped by GroES; misfolded proteins enter the barrel where they are refolded when GroES binds) — translation MAAKDIAYDNDARERILRGVQKLAQAVKVTLGPSGRVVAIQKSFGAPTVTKDGVTVAKEIELEDPYENMGAQMVKSVASKASKDAGDGTTTATIYAEAIYSEGLKNITAGANANEVKRGIEKAVDAIVAELHGMSKKVSSSKEIAQVGTCSANQDAEIGDIIAKAMDKVGKDGVITVEEGKSLETEVELVEGMQFDKGYLSPHFVTNAADMECVLEDCYVLIHEKKLSSAKDLVPILGKVAESGKSLLIIAEDVDSDALAMLVVNKLRGVLKVAAVKAPGFGDRRKAMLEDIGILTGGTAVMEELAIDMEKLELRELGRAKKVVIDKDNTTIIEGAGKSTDIKGRIDMIRHQVEAASSDYDREKLEERLAKLAGGVAQINVGAATEVEMKEKKARVEDALHACRAAVEEGILPGGGTAVLRARTKLESLRKKAGGDEGLGVDIVWRALSAPIKQIAKNCDLEGSLIASKVEENKDPSFGFNALTREYGDLVKMGVIVPTKVERVALENAASVAGLLLTTEAAVVERKEKKAKVPMGGGDDFDY, via the coding sequence ATGGCCGCGAAAGACATCGCATACGACAACGACGCACGCGAGCGGATCCTCCGCGGCGTGCAGAAGCTCGCCCAGGCCGTCAAGGTCACGCTGGGCCCCTCGGGCCGCGTGGTGGCCATCCAGAAGTCCTTCGGCGCCCCCACCGTCACCAAGGACGGCGTGACGGTCGCCAAGGAGATCGAGCTGGAGGACCCCTACGAGAACATGGGCGCTCAGATGGTCAAGAGCGTGGCTTCGAAGGCGTCCAAGGACGCCGGCGACGGCACCACCACCGCGACGATCTATGCCGAGGCCATCTATAGCGAGGGCCTCAAGAACATCACCGCCGGCGCCAACGCCAACGAGGTGAAGCGCGGCATCGAGAAGGCCGTCGACGCCATCGTTGCCGAGCTGCACGGCATGTCCAAGAAGGTCTCCAGCAGCAAGGAGATCGCCCAGGTGGGCACGTGCAGCGCCAACCAGGACGCCGAGATCGGCGACATCATCGCCAAGGCGATGGACAAGGTCGGCAAGGACGGCGTCATCACCGTCGAAGAGGGCAAGAGCCTCGAGACCGAGGTCGAGCTCGTCGAGGGCATGCAGTTCGACAAGGGCTACCTGAGCCCCCACTTCGTCACCAACGCCGCCGACATGGAGTGCGTGCTCGAAGACTGCTACGTCCTCATCCACGAGAAGAAGCTCAGCAGCGCCAAGGACCTCGTCCCCATCCTGGGCAAGGTCGCCGAGAGCGGCAAGAGCCTGCTCATCATCGCCGAGGACGTCGACAGCGACGCGCTGGCCATGCTCGTGGTCAACAAGCTGCGTGGTGTTCTCAAGGTCGCCGCCGTCAAGGCCCCGGGCTTCGGCGACCGCCGCAAGGCCATGCTCGAGGACATCGGCATCCTGACCGGCGGCACCGCCGTGATGGAAGAGCTGGCCATCGACATGGAGAAGCTCGAACTGCGCGAGCTGGGTCGGGCCAAGAAGGTCGTGATCGACAAGGACAACACGACCATCATCGAGGGCGCCGGCAAGAGCACCGACATCAAGGGCCGGATCGACATGATCCGCCACCAGGTCGAGGCGGCCAGCAGCGACTACGACCGAGAGAAGCTCGAGGAGCGGCTGGCCAAGCTGGCCGGCGGCGTCGCCCAGATCAACGTCGGGGCGGCCACCGAGGTCGAGATGAAGGAGAAGAAGGCCCGCGTCGAGGACGCCCTGCACGCCTGCCGGGCGGCCGTCGAGGAGGGCATCCTGCCCGGCGGCGGCACCGCGGTGCTCCGCGCCCGCACGAAGCTCGAGTCGCTGCGCAAGAAGGCCGGCGGCGACGAGGGGCTGGGCGTCGACATCGTGTGGCGTGCCCTGAGCGCCCCGATCAAGCAGATCGCCAAGAACTGCGACCTCGAGGGCTCGCTCATCGCCAGCAAGGTCGAGGAAAACAAGGACCCCAGCTTCGGCTTCAACGCCCTGACCCGCGAGTACGGCGACCTGGTGAAGATGGGGGTCATCGTGCCGACCAAGGTCGAGCGCGTGGCCCTGGAGAACGCCGCGAGCGTCGCCGGCCTGCTGCTGACCACCGAGGCCGCGGTGGTGGAGCGGAAGGAGAAGAAGGCGAAGGTGCCGATGGGCGGTGGGGATGATTTTGATTATTGA
- a CDS encoding co-chaperone GroES — MAATKTRKKLNIRPLHDKIIVRRDEAESVTASGIFLPESSKDRPKTGVIEAVGDGALNTETGDRVPLELKKGDRIIFTSYSGTEVKLDGDELLIMTESDVLAVLEG, encoded by the coding sequence ATGGCCGCAACGAAGACTCGCAAGAAACTGAACATCCGCCCGCTGCACGACAAGATCATCGTCCGCCGCGACGAGGCCGAGAGCGTCACCGCCTCGGGCATCTTCCTGCCCGAGAGCAGCAAGGACCGGCCCAAGACCGGCGTGATCGAGGCCGTCGGCGACGGTGCGCTCAACACCGAGACGGGCGATCGCGTGCCGCTCGAGCTCAAGAAGGGCGACCGCATCATCTTCACCAGCTACTCCGGGACTGAGGTCAAGCTGGACGGCGACGAGCTGCTGATCATGACCGAGAGCGACGTGCTGGCGGTGCTCGAGGGCTGA
- a CDS encoding RsmE family RNA methyltransferase produces the protein MHHLIVDRLDPGQAEMAIEGEQARHAVRVRRMEPGERLILMDGAGGTAEAVVEGSDKNGPKTSWRLLVRIAEHRRRPPPEPAVHVLSPAPKGDLLETMIDQLSQVGAAGWRPLDTQRSEREPRQGKIERLVRIAHESAKQCGRPWFLEIDQGLPFEAALKLPNAVIASAEGEAAGDVLGRVAAGTPASGIHVLVGPEGGFSDAERSMADAAGLPAVSLGPHVLRIGTAAVVAASAFVRAGPHS, from the coding sequence ATGCACCACCTCATCGTCGATCGACTTGACCCGGGCCAGGCCGAGATGGCCATCGAGGGCGAGCAGGCCCGCCACGCCGTGCGGGTGCGACGGATGGAGCCGGGCGAGCGGCTCATCCTTATGGATGGGGCGGGCGGCACGGCCGAAGCCGTCGTCGAAGGTTCCGATAAGAACGGTCCGAAGACCTCCTGGCGGTTGCTGGTCAGGATCGCCGAGCATCGCCGGCGCCCGCCTCCCGAGCCGGCCGTCCACGTCTTGAGCCCGGCCCCGAAGGGCGATCTCCTCGAGACGATGATCGATCAGCTCAGCCAGGTCGGGGCGGCTGGTTGGCGCCCGCTGGACACCCAGCGGAGCGAGCGAGAGCCTCGGCAAGGCAAGATCGAGCGCCTCGTGCGGATCGCCCACGAGTCGGCGAAGCAGTGCGGGCGGCCGTGGTTCCTGGAGATTGACCAGGGACTGCCCTTCGAGGCGGCCCTGAAGCTGCCGAACGCCGTGATCGCCAGCGCGGAAGGCGAAGCGGCAGGGGATGTCCTAGGCCGGGTGGCGGCGGGTACGCCCGCGAGCGGCATCCACGTGCTCGTCGGCCCAGAGGGTGGTTTTTCGGACGCCGAGCGAAGCATGGCGGATGCAGCGGGGTTGCCCGCTGTGTCGCTCGGGCCGCACGTTCTGCGGATCGGAACGGCTGCGGTGGTCGCGGCGAGCGCCTTCGTTCGGGCGGGCCCGCATTCGTGA
- the ftsH gene encoding ATP-dependent zinc metalloprotease FtsH, translated as MRRIAMSQEDRNPNQPPKGQGGGPGGKRPGQQPSGPTMPQGRMMILIVALVLLAVMVMLMFQTGRGERITLEQFYSLYDAGQIDEESVVISDGAVRAVRLDGPDSAERTAVRIDLNAATRETISDQIIVKTEGKAQTQPSSNWPVYLMLGLPILLFIFLIFLFLRSLRGAAGGAGMLGSFGKSRHRVFNKEMTGVTFKDVAGIDEAKDEVSEIIEFLKTPKKFTKLGGRIPRGVLLNGPPGCGKTLLAKAIAGEADVPFFSISGSDFVEMFVGVGASRVRDLFKQAKDNAPCLIFLDEIDAVGRRRGGGYSTGGHDEREQTLNAILVEMDGFNATDGVIVIAATNRADVLDPALVRPGRFDRQIAVSLPDLKGRLQILSVHAKKVKLGPDVDLEKVARGTPMFSGADLAAIVNEAAIMATMEDKEFVEHEDLEEARDKVKFGRAGKSRVREKDENKLVAYHEAGHAVLQALLPHGDPLHKVTIIPRGGMGGATFSLPEKDRMGYGLKWINTTLKVMCGGRIAEARAMGDMSSGAAQDIAQATQLARTMVTEWGMSEKLGFLRYTGADSREAYVPDKDYSDRTADLIDQEVRRIVDEAYAEARRLLDENWGKVESVAESLLKHETLTAEEVHLLISGGSLNKPSVSDLLLADRDRTPKPSQAQPDDDEGPEIAGGMSPSPA; from the coding sequence ATGCGTCGAATTGCGATGAGCCAGGAAGACAGGAATCCCAACCAGCCCCCCAAGGGTCAGGGCGGGGGCCCGGGCGGGAAGCGGCCGGGCCAGCAGCCTTCGGGCCCGACCATGCCCCAGGGCCGCATGATGATCCTCATCGTGGCCTTGGTGCTGCTTGCCGTCATGGTCATGCTGATGTTCCAGACCGGCCGCGGCGAGCGGATCACGCTCGAGCAGTTCTACAGCCTGTACGACGCGGGGCAGATCGACGAAGAGAGCGTCGTCATCTCCGATGGCGCGGTGCGGGCCGTTCGGCTCGACGGGCCCGACAGCGCCGAACGGACGGCGGTCAGGATCGACCTCAACGCCGCAACGCGCGAGACCATCAGCGATCAGATCATCGTCAAGACCGAGGGCAAGGCCCAGACCCAGCCCAGCAGCAACTGGCCGGTCTACCTCATGCTCGGGCTGCCGATCCTGCTGTTCATCTTCCTGATCTTCCTGTTCCTGCGGAGCCTGCGCGGAGCCGCGGGCGGCGCGGGCATGCTGGGCAGCTTCGGCAAGAGCCGCCACCGAGTGTTCAACAAGGAGATGACCGGCGTCACGTTCAAGGACGTCGCGGGCATCGACGAGGCCAAGGACGAGGTCTCGGAGATCATCGAGTTCCTCAAGACGCCCAAGAAGTTCACCAAGCTCGGCGGTCGCATCCCGCGGGGCGTGCTGCTCAACGGGCCTCCGGGCTGCGGCAAGACGCTGCTGGCCAAGGCCATCGCGGGCGAGGCCGACGTGCCGTTCTTCAGCATCTCGGGCTCGGACTTCGTCGAGATGTTCGTGGGCGTGGGCGCCAGCCGCGTGCGCGACCTGTTCAAGCAGGCCAAGGACAACGCGCCGTGCCTGATCTTCCTCGACGAGATCGACGCCGTCGGGCGTCGCCGCGGCGGCGGCTACAGCACCGGCGGGCACGACGAGCGTGAGCAGACGCTCAACGCCATCCTCGTCGAGATGGACGGCTTCAACGCCACCGACGGCGTGATCGTGATCGCCGCGACCAACCGGGCCGACGTGCTCGACCCGGCGCTCGTGCGGCCGGGCCGCTTCGACCGCCAGATCGCCGTCAGCCTGCCCGACCTCAAGGGCCGCCTGCAGATCCTGAGCGTGCACGCCAAGAAGGTGAAGCTGGGGCCCGACGTCGACCTCGAGAAGGTCGCACGCGGCACGCCCATGTTCAGCGGCGCCGACCTGGCGGCCATCGTCAACGAGGCGGCCATCATGGCCACCATGGAGGACAAGGAGTTCGTCGAGCACGAGGACCTGGAAGAGGCGCGCGATAAGGTGAAGTTCGGCCGCGCCGGCAAGAGCCGCGTGCGCGAGAAGGACGAGAACAAGCTGGTGGCATACCACGAGGCCGGGCACGCCGTGCTGCAGGCGCTCTTGCCGCACGGCGACCCGCTGCACAAGGTCACGATCATCCCGCGCGGCGGCATGGGCGGCGCGACGTTCAGCCTGCCCGAGAAGGACCGCATGGGGTACGGGCTCAAGTGGATCAACACCACGCTCAAGGTCATGTGCGGTGGGCGCATCGCCGAGGCGCGTGCGATGGGCGACATGTCCAGCGGGGCGGCCCAGGACATCGCCCAGGCGACGCAGCTCGCGCGCACGATGGTGACCGAGTGGGGCATGAGCGAGAAGCTCGGCTTCCTGCGGTACACCGGCGCTGACTCCCGCGAGGCCTACGTGCCCGACAAGGACTACAGCGACCGCACCGCCGACCTGATCGACCAGGAGGTCCGCCGGATCGTCGACGAGGCGTATGCCGAGGCCAGGCGGCTGCTGGACGAGAACTGGGGCAAGGTGGAGTCGGTGGCCGAGTCGCTGCTCAAGCACGAGACGCTGACGGCCGAGGAGGTCCACCTGCTCATCAGCGGCGGCTCGCTCAACAAGCCGTCGGTCTCGGACCTGCTGCTGGCCGACCGCGACCGCACGCCCAAGCCCAGCCAGGCCCAGCCCGACGACGACGAGGGACCGGAGATCGCGGGCGGGATGTCGCCCAGCCCGGCCTAG
- a CDS encoding terpene cyclase/mutase family protein, translating into MTRTAMAMVLAAVATGPVVAQEADAPVGQPLTEITPQLDQTIADGLAFLAAQQNADGSFGDGAWGRGVAVTSLAALAFMADGQMPGRGQYGEVVRRALDYVLERSGESGLLADDQAPSPMYGHGFAALFLGEVYGMSQGSEALQERLHEALVKAVRLIERSQNDEGGWRYNPVPNDADVSVTICQVMALRSARNAGIEVSSEVIDNAVEYVKRCQNADGGFRYQSRAGTSAWPRSAAGVATLYYAGEFGDEAIDPGVQYLIREALPGRGLRRGYFYYGHYYAVQAMYLAGGEAWETWWPAVRRELIDLQQPNGSWPDRTVGTAYGTAMALIVLQMPKRYLPIYQK; encoded by the coding sequence ATGACGCGAACGGCGATGGCGATGGTTCTCGCGGCGGTTGCAACGGGCCCGGTGGTGGCTCAGGAGGCCGATGCGCCCGTGGGCCAGCCATTGACCGAGATCACGCCGCAGCTCGACCAGACGATCGCCGACGGGCTGGCGTTCCTGGCCGCCCAGCAGAACGCCGATGGCAGCTTTGGCGATGGTGCGTGGGGACGCGGCGTGGCAGTAACGTCGTTGGCGGCGCTCGCGTTCATGGCCGACGGACAGATGCCGGGCCGAGGCCAGTACGGCGAGGTCGTGCGGCGGGCGCTCGACTACGTGCTCGAGCGTTCGGGTGAGAGCGGGCTGCTCGCCGACGACCAGGCGCCCAGCCCGATGTACGGGCACGGGTTCGCCGCGCTGTTCCTGGGCGAGGTCTACGGCATGAGCCAGGGCAGCGAGGCGCTGCAGGAGCGGCTGCACGAGGCGCTCGTGAAGGCCGTCCGGCTCATCGAGCGATCGCAGAACGACGAGGGCGGCTGGCGTTACAACCCCGTGCCCAACGACGCGGACGTGAGCGTGACGATCTGCCAGGTCATGGCGCTGCGGTCGGCGCGCAACGCGGGCATCGAGGTGAGCAGCGAGGTCATCGACAACGCCGTCGAGTACGTCAAGCGGTGCCAGAACGCCGACGGCGGCTTCCGTTATCAGTCGCGGGCGGGCACGAGCGCCTGGCCGCGGTCGGCCGCCGGCGTCGCGACGCTGTACTACGCGGGCGAGTTCGGCGACGAGGCCATCGACCCGGGCGTGCAGTATCTCATCCGCGAGGCGCTTCCGGGCCGGGGGCTGCGGCGAGGGTATTTTTACTACGGGCACTACTACGCCGTCCAGGCCATGTACCTGGCGGGCGGAGAGGCCTGGGAGACGTGGTGGCCCGCGGTCCGCCGCGAGCTGATCGACTTGCAGCAGCCCAACGGGTCGTGGCCCGACCGAACCGTGGGCACGGCTTATGGGACGGCCATGGCCCTGATCGTGCTCCAAATGCCGAAGCGATACCTGCCGATTTACCAGAAGTGA